A genomic segment from Flavobacteriales bacterium encodes:
- a CDS encoding glycosyltransferase family 39 protein: MKGSGRHTVLNQSPPRIWVWLFFSVLAILLLVHNEQISLWDQDEAAYAGFARTMLQTGNWVIPDFMWGFIHRKPPLHFWNIALAAKVFGMNEFSVRFSSSLAVWLTLFLMYRWGRHLWGARTSLMASFILSTSLLVPALGKIALTDGTLLLFSTMCGLSIAMLIRKPSYKWVFVFWMAFALAVLTKGPPVILFTGFLCAGLLWRHPDRQWLYKLKPWFFLPLALLPLACWVYATIQMDGGTFARWMADWYILKRVGGGVLGQEGPPGTHLLFMLIFFLPWLRNLPVAVYLSVRSFLERTNHMVFTLWFLAGWLPWELSPSKLPSYAVVAHVPLAFFLADAILHHGGVLKNWRKTFSVIQFSLTHALFVVICLLPLLLPVATTSAYVFYVSGGMLIVFNVFAASALRTPKFIPRWVAVNALFQVVIWVLLMPIADQWKSSTRRTAILLENLTQPGTTVVIGNNRGRPPSLPYYLGDRYSEILVEKRIDSLNVWYGKEEPVALILNESQAIKLAELRGELPQVEVHPGLYTDRLDKAGYILLINPEAQLVGR; the protein is encoded by the coding sequence TTGAAGGGAAGCGGGAGACATACTGTATTGAATCAATCTCCCCCCCGTATCTGGGTGTGGCTTTTTTTTAGTGTGCTTGCCATCCTGTTGCTTGTGCACAACGAGCAGATCAGTTTATGGGATCAGGATGAAGCTGCATACGCGGGCTTTGCGCGTACGATGCTGCAAACAGGCAATTGGGTGATACCTGATTTCATGTGGGGTTTCATCCATCGGAAGCCTCCGCTGCATTTCTGGAACATTGCATTGGCCGCGAAGGTTTTCGGTATGAATGAATTCAGCGTTCGTTTTTCTTCTTCCCTGGCGGTTTGGTTGACCCTGTTTCTGATGTATCGCTGGGGACGTCATCTGTGGGGGGCTCGCACATCACTCATGGCTTCGTTTATTTTATCTACTTCCCTTTTGGTACCGGCATTGGGAAAGATCGCATTGACGGATGGTACCCTGCTGCTCTTTTCAACCATGTGTGGCTTGTCGATTGCCATGCTGATACGAAAGCCATCTTATAAATGGGTCTTTGTGTTCTGGATGGCATTTGCGCTGGCTGTGCTTACGAAAGGTCCGCCGGTTATCTTGTTTACCGGTTTTCTTTGTGCCGGATTGCTATGGCGTCATCCGGACCGTCAATGGTTGTATAAGTTGAAACCGTGGTTTTTTCTGCCCCTCGCGCTGTTACCGCTGGCTTGCTGGGTATATGCCACTATTCAGATGGATGGCGGAACATTCGCCCGATGGATGGCGGATTGGTACATTCTGAAGCGGGTGGGTGGAGGTGTTTTGGGACAGGAAGGACCGCCCGGAACCCATCTGCTTTTCATGCTCATATTTTTCCTGCCATGGTTAAGGAATCTGCCGGTGGCGGTCTATTTGTCTGTCCGGTCTTTTCTGGAAAGAACCAATCACATGGTATTTACGCTGTGGTTTCTAGCGGGGTGGTTGCCATGGGAGCTGTCGCCGAGTAAACTTCCGTCATATGCTGTGGTGGCGCATGTTCCGCTCGCATTTTTTCTGGCCGATGCCATCTTGCATCACGGTGGGGTGCTGAAGAACTGGCGCAAGACGTTCAGCGTAATCCAGTTCTCGTTGACTCATGCGTTGTTTGTGGTGATCTGTTTGCTGCCTTTATTGCTACCTGTTGCCACAACATCTGCATATGTATTTTATGTGAGCGGAGGCATGCTCATTGTGTTTAATGTTTTTGCTGCATCTGCACTCCGTACCCCGAAATTCATACCGCGTTGGGTGGCGGTGAATGCCTTGTTTCAGGTGGTGATATGGGTGTTACTCATGCCGATTGCGGACCAATGGAAAAGCAGCACTCGGAGGACGGCTATCCTTTTGGAAAACCTCACACAACCAGGAACTACGGTGGTTATAGGCAACAACCGGGGAAGGCCACCCAGTTTGCCATATTATCTTGGAGATCGCTACTCGGAGATCCTGGTTGAAAAGCGTATTGATTCATTGAATGTATGGTATGGAAAAGAAGAACCGGTGGCACTCATTCTGAATGAATCACAGGCGATCA